A region of the Apus apus isolate bApuApu2 chromosome 5, bApuApu2.pri.cur, whole genome shotgun sequence genome:
GGCAATTGTTATGTgagatgaaaacagaaacaaattgcAAAGGAAGGTCTTAGGTTTATTTTGGTCTTAGAGTGTTGTTTAAAAGTGAGAAAGCCAAAGTAAACAAGGTTTTATGTAAAGTAACATTTTGGAATTACTATGATTCTGTAGAATTATGcaagtttctgaaaaaatatgttGCTTAAAAATATGTTGCTATTTACTTTTTAAGAGAGTTTAATTCTTTTATTGATGGTCCTTTGATTTTCATAAGTAAAGATATGTCAGTGAGACAGCTGGGTCATTTTTTTGGGGATGAagttcagttatttttctgtaaaatactgACTAAAAATGCAAACTTTGATCTCAcaaactttgaaaaatattattatttaacaTTTATATTGTAGCACTGCTTAGGACTAGATGGTGGTATCCACATATTATTTTACTATATGAAGACACAGAAAAGGTAGCTGGAATTTTTTACAGATATTCTTATCATAGTTTGTTTACTCTAAAATACAAACTTGTACTTGTGCTCCTAGATCAGGATTTACAGTGCCTTGTGGTTATGTTGCTATACAAGTTACATTTATGCTCTGCTGTGTAGCTTGTTGCTTCAtgagcattttttatttctatggtAACTTagtataatatataatataataaaatacaatactATATGATATGATATATAATTTGTATTAGAATTTTATTAGGTGAATTCCTGACCTCTATGAAGTCACCAGTAAATCACAATTAATAGCAGCAGGCCCACAGTCATTGCCAAATTACTTTAGTCACATCAACTACCTCGATCAGATACATGTCAGTGTTCTTATCTATTGTATTAGGATATTTCATTAATTGCTGATTTGTTCTGACTGTATCTGATACTGAGCATTTTCACGcctgaaataaaacacactTTCAATCTTGTTCTCCAAATCTGTAAAAGAAGAATGATATTTATTAACCTCAAAGATAGTTGGCATACAAACTTAGTGAGAAAGCTATTAATTGCCTTTGAATGATTGTGTACTGTGTTTTACATTGTTACTGCAATGTTTAGTTGGCATTCCTCTGTACAGTATTAGATGACACATTTTGTTGGTGGTATTTGCCTTTCATATATTAAAATGACATTAATTTCACTCAATGACCTATTGATGAAATATACTCAAACATACCTGGGATGCTCTGAAATCATCTAGCCTTTCCTCTGTAGCTAGGGCATTACTGTGTTtggagaaatatttctgaaactaGATAAATGAAGAAACAATCAAAGCATGGCTCTAAAAGaatcagcttttctttaaatttattttaatgtggcAGAAGTTGGCTTGTGAGTGtaagtgaaaaacaaacaaataattaacAGTCTGAGGTTTGTTTAGTAGTATCTTGTTCACATTATTTACTATATCTTAGAGGAGTCTTTTGGATTATGAAAATAATAGAGTTAAGTGTTAGTAATTAGTAAAAACCTTAATGTTATtctgattatttctttatttgtattAACTAAAGTACTATTTTAAAGTATCCTGTaatttaggcttttttttttttatggtttctttaaagataatttaacATTATGTAAAAATTTGCAGTTGGAAATAATGCCTTTTACTTACATCTACTTTTCTAAGCAGCCATAAAGACTACAGTGTCTTTTGTATGGTGTACCATGTATATCCACAGTTACTCAGCATTcatttctagattattttttttcagttctttgaaTAAAACAGATATTTCCCATATAGCATAAATACCAGGTTTACATAAGTATCATTCTTTACCAATAGATGTAGACAACAAATACAGTTGTTTCCCAGGAAGTATAAATACCAGGTATAAAGAGCATCCTTTAGTAGTAAATGCAGTTATGGTTGCATTTCTGGTCAGCATATATTTCATTATGCTAATAGTTgcatacttttcttttttctttatatgtatattcaaaacaaacatattACCTTAGGTTTTATCCTTGACTCTGCTTGAATAACCTGTGGCCCTATAACCTATAACCTTGAGTCACGTGATGATGATTTTCAATTCATTTGAGTGTTATATACTGGTTTGTGTTGCCTTTTGCACAGAAGTGAATTTCAGCCCCAAGTAATTCAGACCCATCCATTGCAGTGCATATGTGCCACTGGAGTAACAGACCAGACTTTGTTCATTTTGCAAATGTAATTTCAGTGACTTTGctaacattttcaaatttcaaattCACTGTGACAAGCTGCTGTTATATCAGCAAGTGATCAATTTCACTGCCTTCAAAAAGGTTGAGtatatttttccatgtatttatgACTTCTCCAGATGTGGCTTATACCACGGTGTAACTCAACAGACTGAACCAAACCTGGATGGAGACAGAAATGCAGTGGAATGTGAAAGTACTTTTTTGTGAAATATTGTTAAACCATCAAGGCACATTTCATAATCTGCCACCTCTGGACAGGAGAGCTGACACAGAGAACTACTACTctatcttttttctcctttttctccttctctcatttttctcatttttccccttcctcctttttccccttcctccttttttcccttcctcctttttccccctcctccttttttcccttcctcctttttcccccttccttcccccttccttcctccttcttccccctttttcccccttccttctcccttcttttccttcccttctcttccctttccttcccttctttttcctttttttccccccttcttctGTAAATCAAGACACTCTCTCTGACTGTTTTGAACTTATTAGAACAGCACTGAAAGGACTGGTACCTGCAAGTGAAGCTTTGACTTTTGGTTGGgtagttcagaaaaaaaatctggatatTCACAGCATCCTAATTTCTAACTATGCTGAGTTCTGTGCTTTGTCTCACTCCATGACTtcataattttactttttctcactgacttacagttttatttacagaatcacagggtgttaggggttggaagggacctcaaaagatcatctagtccaaccaccctgccagagcaggatcacttaGAGTAGGTCACACAGCAATGtgtccagctgggttttgaatgtctccagagaaggagactccacaacctctctgggcagcctgttccagtgttctgccAGCCTCACAGTggaaaagtttttcctcatgcttacatggaacctcctatgctccagcttgcaaccattaccccttgtcctattattagacatcactgagaaaagatCCTCCTGGCACTCActctttacatattttttaacataaatgaggtcacccctcagtctcctctccaggctgaacaggcccagctctctcagcctttcctcacatggtagatgctccagtcccctaatCATCTTACTGACTCTGTTCTGGACTCTCTCCTGTAGTTCCTTGTGCTTCATGAAGtagggagcccagagctggatgaagcctcaccagggcagagtaagGGGGAAGGATAACCTTTCTCTATCTGCTTGTTATATTTTTCTTGGTGCACCTCAGGATGCCATaggtcttcttggccacaagggcacatttctggctcatggtcatcctgttgtctaccaggattcccaggtcttttgccacagagctgctttccagctggtcaGCCCCTAACCTGTAATGATGCATGGGGTTATTCCTccctaggtgcaggaccttacatttGACCTTGTTGAATatcattaggttcctctctgcccaactctccagcatGTCCATGTCACACTGGATGCCCGCACAGCCTtttggtgtgtcagccactccttccagttttgcatcatcagtgaacttgctgaggatatgCTCTATCCCCTCATCTAGATCACTGATTAATATATTGAATAagacccagcactgacccctggggaacaccactggctACAGGTctccaactcaaccctgcaCTATTGATCAtgaccctctgagctctgtcactcaaccagctctcaatcctcctcactgtccactcatctagcccacacttcctgactttcctaatgaggatgttatgagAGACAGTgccaaaagccttgctgaagtcaacgTAAATGACATGCGCTGCTCTCTCCTCATCTAACCAGCCAGTtacaacatcatagaaggctatcagattggtcaaccttgatttacccttggtgaatccatgttgAGCCCTCcaaataactgtattttcttccagATGTTTAGAGATAACATCCAGAACGATTTGTtccatgacctttccagggacACAGGTGAGACTAATcagtctgtagtttcctgggtcaTTCTTCTTCCCCTGTTAAGAGAGTGGAGTGACACTGGccttcttccagtcctcaggcacctcccctgttctccatgacctttcaaagatgatggagggtGGCCTAGGATAACAtctgccagttctctcagcGCTTGTGGGTGCTTCCTATTGGGGTCCATGGATTTATGAATGTCCAGTTTTGCTAAGTGGTCTCTAAGTGTTGTCTCTTTCCTGTAGATTAGTCAGGTGCTTCAGGGTCTGAGCACCTTTTAATAGCAGTAAAATCCATATATTACTCTTTTAAAAGTGGATAATAATAACATAGTGTTACTAAAATGTGCCTGGGAACTGTGATGCTGCTTGTTGTGGTTACAAAGCACATAGGTCAGTTGGATGCAGATACAACAGATTTACTTCTGCACTCAAAACTACTTAATTTTATCTTCTAATTCTAACCCACCTGAGGAAGAAACATTCTGTATTGATTAGCCAGTTTTGAAGGCAATCAATGCACTAAAAATTACATGACTTGAGTGTAATTAGAATTATCAAGGAAATAAGTACTTTCTGCAGTCTTGAGTGTTATGTCAAGTGTCTTTACAGGCTGATGTTCATGTATCTCTTCATGTCTGAGTTCTTTTACTTATGACTTTCTCTTCCTGTGGTGACTACAGTCTCTGAGCTGTGATGTAATGCTGCTTGTACTGTCCTTCACTATGAAACTAGGACATTATTTGACCAATCAATTTCTCCTTcatattcaaataaattataCAAGTTAAGAAAGTGCAGCTCAATCATACAATACGCTAATGTTATTGGCCTGATGAGGAATATCATAAAGTCTGACTGTGAATTGCTTTTTTCATAGTCACAGCCTTAAAGGAAAGAACAACTCAGGTAAGAAGTGGAAAGGACAACAATGTAtggactagatggtctccagaggtcccttccaacccctaacattctgtgattctgtgattctttgattctgtgtgGTTGTGCTTGCCACATGCTGAGCGTTCCTACTCTCTGCTCCTAAGGGCTCAGGGaatcactgcagctgcaggagtcagTTCTAGAAATTCAGAGATACTGCCAAGATGCTACAATCACACCATCAGTACTGAGCCACCAGGCTTTATCTCAGGCTGATTGTCACTTCTGCTGGCCCAGTGTCAAGCTTTCCCTTTGGAAAATGTTTCCATCCTTTTAGTTGTCTGCACTAGCAGACAAATTTGTCACACGATGTCGGGTCTGAAGAATTTGAGATCATGACAGGAACTGGGAGAGATAACAGGCAAAAACTCAGACTGGACATGTGAGGTTATGTGGTTTTAATGTTGgtgtggattttatttttttgttgctgataTAAATGAAGTCTATGAAGAGTGCGTGATGCATGTGTATTTTAATGACAATTCAGCTGAGTaaaaccaacataaaaaaaGAGGTGTTGACTATTGAATTTCACCAACTGACAGGACTTTACATGTGCATAAATGTGCATTAATTTATTCACTGGAAAATCATATAGCACTATAATCTGAGCTTACATAAAATAGCATGACAAAGGAAATGGGAAGCTGACATTGAAATCTACAAATTTATTCCAATATCACATTGATGAAAGGGGAGTCAGGGTTATATACTTCCCATTTACAAGCTCTACCCAAACTGTAAACTTCCTCAGCACATACAAAGGCTGGAAATGGAAAGTCTGCATGATTGACTGTTATCTTCCTCTGGTGTTGACTTGAGCTGTAAAGGTTTCAAAGGAAGTACTGTGCATACATGTCTTTGTTAATAGAAATACTGTGCTACACATGCTGCTTCCTAAAGGAGTGGCTGCTCATGATCTGCACATAGTGATTAAATGGCTGTCAGTTGCTcctgttcttttttattcagGGGTCCAGCGTGAGAGCTGGACTGTGAACTCTGTTCAGTCTCTGTTCTGATGCTGTTAGTGTTGGCTCACAAATGTTGAGCTGATGGTATTGATTTtttgaaaagatattttaagaagcaataaaaataaaaaataaagtcaagAATTATGAGGATTTACTAATAGGCAATAAAAGAATCCACCAAAATCTTGGGCTATTCAACCTTGACAATGTCCTTTTCAATCTGAATCCAAACTTCTCCTCATGCTTTGAGCAGCCTGCTGTATTTGTTTCCACCCTCACAATGCTCTACTGGCTCAACGTGTCAGTCTGAGGTACAACTTGCACTTCTAAGCTTACACACTCTGCACAGTCACCCTGGGAGACCAGAGTAAATGATACAAATCCTGTTCATCAGAGGGAACTCAATGGGAGCTCACAGTATGGGGTGGCTGTGAAGCTATAACCCTTATCAGGCTTCAGATGGGCCTCCCAAGCTCACATGCCGTCCTTTTGTAGACTTTGGGTTTTACAGTGTTTGATTTACCCTATGGTAAATAATGGTGAAATAGAatgcagtaatttttattacaatCTTTACTAGCTtactagattttttaaaatacagttttttaaCACAGTggtttaaaaagcaatttgatTTTTACTGAGATAATTTTTACTATGAGACAATATTCCATAACTGTAGCCAAAACTGTCATATAGTAATTTAAgacctctaaaaaaaaattatcaagaaTTAAATGCTCCATGTGTAAGCTTTCCACAACAGAGGACCCTGAAGAAAACTGACCCTCAGTGTCTGAATATTTCACTGTTTCTGATACATAGGACTTAAGCCACCACTCTAGTTTAAAGCCAGAGTAATTAgtctaattttatttccttacatCAACATAAAATTAGAGTAATGCTGCTACAAATTAGGGCAAATATTTCTAGAACTACTCAGtaagataaaaaattaaaatggataATACAGTGTTCTTGATGGACAGATGCTAACAGCATTGAGTACATGGGAGAAAGTGTTACTCTATCAGCAGTTTCATTAAACTCACTGAAGATAACTGGGGAGTAAGTTATAGcataaaataaagcacaaagtTACCAGTATCTGGCTGTGTGTTTATCACTACGCTATCTATGATGGGGTTCCTATCCAGATATTATTACACAACTACACATAagagacaaaataaattaatgagctttgaaatagaaatattgAGATAATTGAAATGCATTACATAAAAAGATCTCTTCAAGCTCAAATAACCTTTTCTGCATCAACCATTGCCAGCTGTCTTTTTTATTTCGTTTTCTCCCAGGTGAATACAAATCAGCAGTGTAAATCTATTCAAACAATCTCCGAAGAAATGACTTTTTTGCTGGTGTTGTTAACTTCATGGTTGTCTTTTTGCGCAGTGGTTTCATGGGTTGCTTTTTGAGTTGCACCGTCTTTTTGGGAGTTTGTAGCTCTTTATTAAGGTCAACATGCTTGTTGCAGAAGTACTTGATATTTGCTTCTGAAAGACGTAGGAGAATGCTCTCTGAGAGATCCATACATTGCGCATGGACCCAGTGGCCAGCCCCGCCGGAACATAGGATCATTGCAGGCTTACTGAGTTCCATCGAATAGAAAGGGACCCAGGTGTTAATGTCAATGTTGCAACTGGCAGAGCAGGTAATCCAGTAGCCTGTTTCTGATTCAtcttcttcatcatcttcattgTAAATGTCAGCATCATCAACATCAAAGCTATTGGCTTCAGCACTAAAACAAAACTCTTCCGAATCTTCAAATGGAGTGAAATCTCCAGGGTCTTCAGTGGTTGTCTGACTGCAGATTTGTGCTGTCGGTTCTTCATCCTTGTCCACTTCTGCTTCTTTGCATCTCAAAATGTAGAAGTAGTTTGCATCTGAGTTTAACTGTTTGCTGGCCCCTGGAATACCCAGCAATACAGACCCTTTACCCATATCACAGCCAAACCAAATCCTGCAGTGTTTAATATCTGGTGTCCAGTCTGGGCTTGCCCTTTCAAGAATCTCTATCTTATTATCTTCCAAAACTATGGTGTTACACACCAGCCGTTTCTGATTGTCAGACTGGTAGCCCCCAACAAGGACAAATTCAGTGTCAGTGGTCTGAGACACTATAGCACTTGACACAGATATCCCTCCTGGCAAGATGGTGCAGGTCAcagctgggctgcccagtgGGAGATCAACTTTTAGCTTATATAAACTGGGAGACCTGGTGTTATTTTGAAGTGAATGGCCTCCCAGAATGTAGATTGTATCATTTCTGGCAATTGAAACGTGGAAAGCAAGCCCATCTTGAAGCTCTGGAAGTATATATGATGTACAGCATCCAAACTCAAAATCAATGAGAAACACAGATGGTAAACAGTCAACTATGCTGTTCCATTTTTCAGTGGTTCTTTGTGCAAGA
Encoded here:
- the RAG2 gene encoding V(D)J recombination-activating protein 2, with product MAQSSDKMSLQVVSTVSNSSLLHPGFSLLNFDGHMFFFGQKGWPKRSCPTGVFLLNIKQNELKMKPALFSKDSCYLPPLRYPALCVLRSSAESDEYQYIIHGGKTPNNDLSDKIYIMSLVNKNSKKPTFQCIEKDLDGDVPEARYGHTISVVHSRGRSMSVIFGGRSYTPLAQRTTEKWNSIVDCLPSVFLIDFEFGCCTSYILPELQDGLAFHVSIARNDTIYILGGHSLQNNTRSPSLYKLKVDLPLGSPAVTCTILPGGISVSSAIVSQTTDTEFVLVGGYQSDNQKRLVCNTIVLEDNKIEILERASPDWTPDIKHCRIWFGCDMGKGSVLLGIPGASKQLNSDANYFYILRCKEAEVDKDEEPTAQICSQTTTEDPGDFTPFEDSEEFCFSAEANSFDVDDADIYNEDDEEDESETGYWITCSASCNIDINTWVPFYSMELSKPAMILCSGGAGHWVHAQCMDLSESILLRLSEANIKYFCNKHVDLNKELQTPKKTVQLKKQPMKPLRKKTTMKLTTPAKKSFLRRLFE